In Microbacterium cremeum, a genomic segment contains:
- a CDS encoding amidohydrolase family protein encodes MNAPSSLPTRGSAVLTNLRLVDGVTPEPQEGLALVIEEGVIAEVAAEASVPSSTEVIDLDGAFVMPGLVNMHNHFSLSLPGPGGDAVSALGPHDLALYMADAARRTLLAGVTTVRCVAEKSGADFALRRAIEAGLVPGPRIRTAGRALCCTGGHGHDTDDTVECDGADAFARGVRGQIALGADLVKLMISGGIAGEHEQITTAQLTRDEMAAAITTAHAWGRKVTAHAGPAPVIAEAVELGLDCVEHGYELTPDVARLMAEHGTALVPTLVVTRASAFFDDLGVPPWMQERSLGAGERHRESFRYALDAGVEVLLGSDMPPYWAFEGTTAIVRELEHMEAGGLTGHDLVRAATAAPARWLGDEERYGMLRPGLAADLVAMREDPTAGIGALRTLELVMKAGVVVRDDRGCGRP; translated from the coding sequence ATGAACGCGCCCTCGTCGCTGCCGACGCGCGGGAGCGCGGTGCTCACGAACCTGCGGCTCGTCGACGGCGTCACGCCGGAGCCGCAGGAGGGACTCGCCCTCGTGATCGAGGAGGGCGTGATCGCGGAGGTCGCGGCGGAGGCATCCGTCCCGTCCTCGACGGAGGTGATCGACCTCGACGGTGCCTTCGTGATGCCCGGGCTCGTCAACATGCACAACCACTTCTCGCTGTCGCTGCCCGGTCCCGGCGGCGACGCCGTGAGCGCGCTCGGGCCGCACGACCTGGCGCTGTACATGGCGGATGCCGCACGCCGGACGCTGCTCGCCGGCGTCACGACCGTGCGGTGCGTGGCCGAGAAGTCCGGGGCCGACTTCGCACTGCGGCGCGCGATCGAAGCCGGGCTCGTGCCCGGACCGCGGATCCGGACGGCGGGACGCGCGCTGTGCTGCACCGGCGGGCACGGGCACGACACCGACGACACGGTCGAGTGCGACGGCGCGGACGCCTTCGCCCGTGGCGTGCGCGGTCAGATCGCGCTCGGCGCGGACCTCGTCAAGCTCATGATCTCGGGCGGCATCGCCGGCGAGCACGAGCAGATCACCACCGCGCAGCTGACCCGCGACGAGATGGCGGCCGCGATCACGACCGCGCACGCGTGGGGACGCAAGGTCACCGCGCACGCCGGTCCGGCGCCGGTCATCGCCGAGGCGGTCGAGCTCGGCCTGGACTGCGTCGAACACGGCTACGAGCTGACGCCCGACGTCGCGCGGCTCATGGCGGAGCACGGCACGGCGCTCGTGCCGACGCTCGTCGTCACACGCGCGTCGGCGTTCTTCGACGACCTCGGCGTGCCGCCGTGGATGCAGGAGCGCTCGCTCGGGGCCGGCGAACGCCACCGGGAGTCGTTCCGGTACGCCCTCGACGCCGGCGTCGAGGTGCTGCTGGGCAGCGACATGCCGCCGTACTGGGCGTTCGAGGGGACGACCGCGATCGTGCGAGAGCTCGAGCACATGGAGGCCGGCGGCCTGACCGGGCATGACCTCGTCCGCGCGGCGACCGCGGCGCCGGCGCGGTGGCTCGGCGACGAAGAGCGGTACGGGATGCTGCGCCCCGGCCTCGCCGCGGATCTCGTCGCGATGCGCGAAGACCCGACGGCCGGGATCGGGGCGCTGCGCACGCTCGAGCTCGTGATGAAGGCCGGGGTCGTCGTGCGCGATGACCGCGGCTGCGGTCGTCCGTAG
- a CDS encoding GH1 family beta-glucosidase: MTTPSRRSLREQNETARPGPQGNPDYRDAGLVFPPGFTFGSATAAYQVEGAFDEDGRGPSIWDTFSKTPGKVWNGDTGDVACDHYHRWESDLDLMKELGLGAYRFSIAWPRIQPTGTGAVNQAGVDFYSRLVDGLLERGIRPVATLYHWDLPQALEDAGGWPSRATADAFERYAEIMGAALGDRVHTWTTLNEPWCSAYLGYGQGGHAPGRHEPAAALAAVHHLNLAHGRAVQALRATSTGDPQYSVTLNFHVLRGLGDGADEAMRRIDGLANRAFTHPLLRGEYPADLLEDTASVTDWSFVQDGDLAAIHQPIDVLGVNYYSTATVRLWDGVSPKQMNDGHKGAAGGTAWPGSDQVVEFVEQPGPYTAMGWNIAPEGLEELLVSLSEQFPAQPLMVTENGAAFDDVVAEDGSVPDPERLDYLRRHFTAAHRAIQRGVDLRGYFVWSLLDNFEWGYGYAKRFGIVRVDFDTLDRTVKDSGLWYGQLARTGVVPG, encoded by the coding sequence ATGACGACACCCTCTCGCCGGTCGTTGCGCGAGCAGAACGAGACGGCACGCCCTGGACCGCAGGGGAACCCCGACTACCGCGACGCCGGTCTGGTGTTCCCTCCCGGGTTCACGTTCGGGTCGGCGACGGCCGCGTACCAGGTGGAGGGCGCGTTCGACGAGGACGGCCGGGGCCCGTCGATCTGGGACACCTTCTCGAAGACGCCCGGCAAGGTGTGGAACGGCGACACCGGCGATGTCGCATGTGACCACTACCACCGCTGGGAGAGCGACCTCGACCTCATGAAGGAGCTCGGCCTGGGCGCCTACCGGTTCTCGATCGCGTGGCCGCGCATCCAGCCGACGGGAACCGGTGCGGTGAATCAGGCCGGCGTCGACTTCTACTCGCGTCTCGTCGACGGGCTGCTCGAGCGCGGCATCCGCCCGGTCGCGACGCTATATCACTGGGACCTGCCGCAGGCGCTGGAGGATGCCGGGGGCTGGCCCTCGCGTGCGACCGCCGACGCGTTCGAGCGCTACGCCGAGATCATGGGTGCGGCGCTCGGCGACCGCGTGCACACCTGGACGACGCTCAACGAGCCGTGGTGCTCGGCCTACCTCGGCTACGGCCAGGGCGGGCACGCGCCGGGCCGCCACGAGCCCGCCGCCGCGCTGGCCGCGGTGCACCACCTGAACCTCGCCCACGGGCGGGCCGTCCAGGCGCTCCGGGCGACCTCGACCGGCGACCCGCAGTACTCGGTGACGCTCAACTTCCACGTGCTGCGCGGCCTCGGCGACGGCGCGGACGAGGCGATGCGCCGCATCGACGGCCTCGCGAACCGTGCGTTCACGCACCCCCTGCTGCGCGGCGAGTACCCGGCCGATCTGCTCGAGGACACGGCATCCGTCACCGACTGGTCGTTCGTGCAGGACGGCGACCTCGCCGCGATCCACCAGCCGATCGACGTGCTCGGCGTCAACTACTACTCGACCGCGACCGTGCGGCTGTGGGACGGCGTGTCGCCGAAGCAGATGAACGACGGGCACAAGGGCGCCGCCGGCGGCACCGCGTGGCCGGGCAGCGACCAGGTCGTCGAGTTCGTCGAGCAGCCCGGGCCCTACACCGCCATGGGCTGGAACATCGCGCCCGAGGGTCTCGAAGAGCTGCTGGTGTCGCTGTCGGAGCAGTTCCCGGCGCAGCCGCTCATGGTGACCGAGAACGGCGCCGCGTTCGACGACGTCGTGGCCGAGGACGGATCGGTGCCCGACCCCGAGCGGCTCGACTACCTCCGCCGGCATTTCACGGCCGCGCACCGGGCGATCCAGCGCGGTGTCGACCTGCGGGGATACTTCGTGTGGTCGCTCCTCGACAACTTCGAGTGGGGTTACGGGTACGCGAAGCGCTTCGGCATCGTGCGCGTCGACTTCGACACGCTCGACCGCACCGTGAAAGACAGCGGGCTCTGGTACGGGCAGCTGGCCCGCACGGGCGTCGTCCCCGGCTGA
- a CDS encoding isochorismate synthase translates to MTSSHRPPQLVVETREIEPVDDLLAFTSPAAPLAWLRRGDGIVGVGTVGGYENGPALPPGFDRERMPSPADSWRWLAEGAVVDDPVDLPGTGLVAFGTLAFDARSTATSRLVVPQLVVGRHEGRSWVTRIRSESDLEAPELEPIPYGPYWSGTLGPGALDPAGYQVAVRAAVDAIARGELEKVVLARDLVGTIPAGADLRRLVRALAHDYPDTWTYAVDGLIGASPETLVTVSRGAVTARVLAGTIPRGTDAADDVEASATLAHSAKDIEEHRYAVQSVLDTLGPHVTGLRADAEPFTLELPNLWHLATDVAGEIADHASSLDLVAALHPTAAVAGTPTDAAVEAIRRLEPFDRGRYAGPVGWVDGDGDGEWAIALRCAQIGAGPTRGYAEFRDTIPVVAHAGAGIVAASDPETELLETRVKFRPIVDAIA, encoded by the coding sequence GTGACATCTTCGCACCGCCCGCCTCAGCTGGTGGTCGAGACCCGCGAGATCGAGCCCGTCGACGACCTCCTCGCGTTCACCTCCCCGGCCGCGCCGCTGGCGTGGCTGCGCCGCGGCGACGGCATCGTCGGGGTCGGCACCGTCGGCGGCTACGAGAACGGCCCGGCGCTGCCGCCCGGATTCGACCGGGAACGGATGCCGTCGCCCGCCGACAGCTGGCGGTGGCTGGCCGAGGGCGCCGTGGTCGACGACCCGGTGGATCTCCCCGGCACCGGCCTGGTCGCTTTCGGCACGCTCGCGTTCGACGCCCGGTCGACGGCGACGAGCCGGCTCGTCGTCCCGCAGCTGGTCGTGGGCCGGCACGAGGGACGCTCGTGGGTCACCCGCATCCGCTCGGAATCCGACCTCGAAGCGCCCGAGCTCGAGCCCATCCCGTACGGGCCGTACTGGTCGGGCACCCTGGGACCGGGCGCGCTCGATCCCGCCGGGTACCAGGTCGCCGTGCGCGCCGCCGTCGACGCCATCGCACGCGGCGAGCTCGAGAAGGTCGTGCTCGCCCGCGACCTGGTGGGCACGATCCCCGCCGGCGCCGACCTGCGACGGCTCGTCCGCGCGCTCGCCCACGACTACCCCGACACCTGGACGTACGCCGTGGACGGGCTCATCGGAGCGAGCCCCGAGACCCTCGTGACCGTCTCGCGCGGCGCGGTGACCGCGCGCGTGCTGGCCGGCACGATCCCGCGCGGAACCGACGCGGCCGACGATGTCGAGGCATCCGCGACCCTCGCGCACAGCGCGAAGGACATCGAGGAGCACCGCTACGCCGTGCAGAGCGTGCTCGACACGCTCGGCCCGCACGTGACCGGGCTGCGCGCCGACGCCGAGCCGTTCACGCTCGAGCTGCCCAACCTGTGGCACCTCGCGACCGATGTCGCGGGAGAGATCGCCGACCACGCGTCGTCGCTCGACCTCGTGGCGGCGCTGCACCCGACTGCGGCGGTCGCGGGCACGCCGACGGATGCCGCGGTCGAGGCGATCCGCCGGCTCGAGCCGTTCGACCGCGGCCGCTACGCCGGACCGGTGGGCTGGGTCGACGGCGACGGCGACGGCGAGTGGGCCATCGCGCTGCGCTGCGCGCAGATCGGCGCCGGGCCGACGCGCGGGTACGCGGAGTTCCGTGACACGATCCCCGTCGTCGCGCACGCGGGCGCCGGCATCGTCGCCGCGAGCGACCCCGAGACCGAACTGCTCGAGACCCGTGTCAAGTTCAGGCCGATCGTGGATGCCATCGCATGA
- a CDS encoding polyprenyl synthetase family protein has product MTPTAPGSHIAGNLGLSDRVFAGPRSRRLQSTVEAGLKRVDSALERELRVTDALADATSRYLYEAGGKRVRPMLALLTAQLGDGITDEVIEGATALEMTHLGSLYHDDVMDAADKRRGVPSAHAVWGNSVAILTGDLLFSRASQIMARHGERAIHLQADTFERLVLGQMHETVGPGEGDDPAEFYLEVLSDKTGSLIAAAAQAGIIFSNGPEELEQPMMTFGEKAGVAFQLLDDVIDLSADPDETGKVPGTDLRAGVPTMPYLVLGQRTDDASRELRARIDDGVARIADGADPAILDEPLARLREHEATAATRELARAWSQEAIDALAPLPDGPVREGLTRFAQAVADRSS; this is encoded by the coding sequence GTGACTCCGACCGCGCCGGGCTCGCATATCGCGGGCAACCTGGGCCTTTCCGACCGCGTCTTCGCTGGGCCGCGTTCGCGCAGGCTCCAGTCGACGGTCGAGGCCGGTCTCAAGCGCGTCGACAGTGCCCTGGAACGCGAGCTGCGCGTGACCGACGCGCTCGCCGACGCCACCAGCCGCTACCTCTACGAGGCGGGCGGCAAGCGCGTGCGCCCGATGCTCGCGCTGCTGACGGCGCAGCTGGGCGACGGCATCACCGACGAGGTCATCGAAGGGGCCACGGCGCTCGAGATGACCCATCTCGGCTCGCTGTATCACGACGACGTGATGGATGCCGCCGACAAGCGCCGCGGGGTTCCCAGCGCCCATGCGGTGTGGGGCAACAGCGTCGCGATCCTCACCGGCGACCTGCTGTTCTCCCGGGCGAGCCAGATCATGGCCCGCCACGGCGAACGTGCGATCCACCTCCAGGCCGACACGTTCGAGCGGCTGGTGCTCGGGCAGATGCACGAGACGGTCGGCCCCGGCGAAGGCGACGACCCGGCGGAGTTCTACCTCGAGGTGCTGTCCGACAAGACCGGCTCGCTCATCGCCGCAGCGGCGCAGGCCGGCATCATCTTCTCGAACGGGCCGGAAGAGCTCGAGCAGCCGATGATGACGTTCGGCGAGAAGGCCGGCGTCGCCTTCCAGCTGCTCGACGACGTCATCGACCTGTCGGCCGACCCCGACGAGACCGGAAAGGTGCCCGGCACCGACCTGCGCGCCGGCGTCCCCACCATGCCGTACCTCGTGCTCGGTCAGCGGACGGACGACGCGTCCCGAGAGCTCCGTGCCCGCATCGACGACGGCGTCGCGCGCATCGCCGACGGCGCCGACCCGGCCATCCTCGACGAGCCGCTCGCGCGTCTGCGCGAGCACGAGGCCACCGCGGCCACCCGCGAGCTGGCCCGCGCGTGGTCGCAGGAGGCCATCGATGCCCTCGCGCCGCTGCCCGACGGGCCCGTGCGCGAAGGGCTGACGCGTTTCGCCCAAGCCGTCGCCGACCGCTCCAGTTAG
- a CDS encoding DUF885 domain-containing protein, giving the protein MSVPDPVRVVADAYVRELAQHEPDAAMALGVDGPPLPDLSPEWLQRRYELQGETLAALRAAAPGDEVLRAALGERLERERLLFDTGFTSRLVAGLATPVHLVRYAFEGLTVTPDAAGAALVRRLEAAPAAVRQYIAALRWSRDHADRFTGTGVAPVRQLDTLAAQVESWVAADWFGSVPVAPGVSDSDTARVRAAADETAAALAELAVVLRDELRPVAPAADGVGEAVYPELAAAMLGARIDIGDTYAYGWAELERLVAESRALAVELGGTGDDPVRAAAAALDADPRFRLDGVDAIRTWLTARVAESIDAVAPAFDLPDSVRDVECLVSEAASGVVYYTPGAPDGSIPGRVVWTIPSGVPVAASWQEVTSVHHEGVPGHHLQFVLTAADPQLHAWQRHLCHIHGYAEGWAHYAEQLADELGLIRDPAERLGLLLGQIWRSVRIVADIGLHTGRPIPPNAFAAEGEWTPELARRLLVELALVEPALAGFEVDRYLGWPGQALAFKVGARLWLEARAARERRLGGAFSLRDFHRDALALGPMGLDPLRSLLNGR; this is encoded by the coding sequence GTGAGCGTTCCCGACCCCGTCCGCGTCGTCGCCGACGCCTACGTCCGCGAGCTGGCCCAGCACGAACCCGATGCCGCCATGGCCCTGGGCGTCGACGGGCCGCCGCTGCCCGACCTGTCGCCGGAGTGGCTGCAGCGCAGGTACGAGCTGCAGGGCGAGACCCTCGCCGCGCTGCGGGCCGCCGCGCCCGGCGACGAGGTGCTGCGCGCCGCGCTCGGCGAACGCCTCGAACGCGAGCGGCTGCTCTTCGACACCGGGTTCACGTCGCGCCTCGTCGCGGGCCTCGCGACGCCCGTGCACCTGGTGCGGTACGCGTTCGAGGGCTTGACGGTGACGCCGGATGCCGCGGGCGCGGCGCTCGTGCGCCGGCTCGAGGCGGCGCCCGCCGCGGTGCGCCAGTACATCGCCGCCCTGCGGTGGTCGCGCGATCACGCCGACCGCTTCACGGGCACCGGCGTCGCGCCCGTGCGCCAGCTCGACACCCTCGCCGCGCAGGTCGAGTCGTGGGTGGCCGCGGACTGGTTCGGCTCGGTACCGGTCGCGCCGGGCGTCTCGGACTCCGACACCGCGCGCGTGCGCGCCGCCGCCGATGAGACGGCCGCGGCACTCGCCGAGCTGGCCGTGGTGCTGCGAGACGAGCTGCGGCCGGTCGCACCGGCGGCCGACGGCGTGGGCGAGGCGGTCTACCCGGAGCTCGCGGCCGCGATGCTCGGCGCCCGCATCGACATCGGCGACACGTATGCGTACGGCTGGGCCGAGCTCGAGCGGCTCGTAGCCGAGTCCCGCGCGCTCGCGGTGGAGCTCGGCGGCACGGGAGACGATCCGGTGCGGGCCGCGGCCGCCGCGCTCGATGCCGACCCACGGTTCCGGCTCGACGGCGTCGACGCGATCCGCACGTGGCTCACCGCACGGGTGGCCGAGTCGATCGACGCGGTCGCGCCGGCGTTCGACCTGCCCGACTCGGTGCGCGACGTCGAATGCCTCGTCTCGGAGGCGGCCTCGGGCGTGGTCTACTACACGCCGGGCGCGCCCGACGGGTCGATACCCGGCCGCGTGGTCTGGACCATCCCGAGCGGCGTGCCGGTCGCCGCGAGCTGGCAGGAGGTGACGAGCGTCCACCACGAGGGCGTGCCCGGGCACCATCTGCAGTTCGTGCTCACCGCCGCCGACCCGCAACTGCACGCCTGGCAGCGGCACCTCTGCCACATCCACGGGTACGCCGAGGGGTGGGCGCACTACGCCGAGCAGCTCGCCGACGAGCTCGGGCTCATCCGGGACCCGGCGGAGCGGCTGGGGCTGCTCCTCGGCCAGATCTGGCGGTCGGTGCGCATCGTCGCCGACATCGGGCTGCACACCGGGCGACCGATTCCGCCGAACGCGTTCGCGGCCGAGGGGGAGTGGACGCCGGAGCTCGCGCGCCGCCTGCTCGTCGAGCTCGCGCTCGTCGAACCCGCGCTCGCCGGATTCGAGGTCGACCGCTACCTCGGCTGGCCGGGGCAGGCGCTCGCGTTCAAGGTCGGGGCGCGGCTGTGGCTCGAGGCGCGCGCCGCGCGCGAGCGCCGGCTCGGCGGTGCGTTCTCGCTCCGCGACTTCCACCGCGACGCCCTCGCGCTCGGTCCGATGGGCCTCGACCCGCTGCGGTCGCTGCTCAACGGCCGCTGA
- a CDS encoding demethylmenaquinone methyltransferase, translating into MASDPSAHEPNRADLHKDPSRVSGMFDQVAAGYDRTNTVLSMGNDRFWRAATTRAVSPRRGQRILDLAAGTGASSVALARSGAYVVAADFSPGMIAEGTRRHRGIPNLSFVEADATALPFGDEEFDAVTISFGLRNVVEPEKALREMLRVTKPGGRLVVCEFSHPPSKTFRGLYRFYNDRVLPVVAKTVSSNADAYDYLNESIRDWPDQPTLSAWIREAGWSDVAYRNLSMGIVALHRGTKPASSGR; encoded by the coding sequence GTGGCATCCGACCCCTCCGCTCACGAGCCGAACCGCGCCGACCTCCATAAGGACCCGTCGCGCGTGAGCGGCATGTTCGACCAGGTCGCGGCCGGGTACGACCGCACCAACACGGTCCTGAGCATGGGCAACGACCGGTTCTGGCGTGCGGCCACGACCCGCGCCGTGAGCCCGAGGCGCGGACAGCGCATCCTCGATCTGGCCGCAGGCACCGGCGCCTCGAGCGTCGCCCTCGCCCGCAGCGGCGCGTACGTCGTCGCGGCCGACTTCTCGCCCGGCATGATCGCGGAGGGCACGCGCCGTCATCGCGGCATCCCGAATCTGTCGTTCGTCGAGGCCGACGCCACCGCGCTGCCGTTCGGCGACGAGGAGTTCGACGCGGTCACGATCTCGTTCGGGCTGCGCAACGTCGTCGAGCCCGAGAAGGCGCTGCGCGAGATGCTGCGGGTGACCAAGCCCGGCGGGCGCCTCGTCGTCTGCGAGTTCTCGCACCCGCCGTCGAAGACGTTCCGCGGCCTCTACCGCTTCTACAACGACCGCGTGCTGCCGGTCGTCGCGAAGACCGTGAGCTCGAACGCCGACGCCTACGACTACCTCAACGAGTCGATCCGCGACTGGCCCGACCAGCCGACGCTCTCGGCATGGATCCGCGAGGCGGGCTGGAGCGACGTCGCCTACCGCAACCTCTCGATGGGCATCGTCGCCCTGCATCGCGGCACCAAGCCGGCGAGTTCCGGTCGTTGA
- a CDS encoding DUF402 domain-containing protein yields the protein MTDDAVSDRPQPGTAVQFRWRKWDGSPHWVNDAIYLGRDRWGDWLGQPAGWANVRPGLSFPAEVDNVTLLPPSGDHAVTVHALPHRVRVYIDIAWDIRWEERAPTGIDMDLDVVKAIDGRGLYIDDRDEWDEHRAAHGYPPEVVERLEALAVDLERRVGAGEAPFDDATPDAWLARLSALAAA from the coding sequence GTGACCGACGACGCCGTCTCAGATCGCCCGCAGCCGGGCACTGCGGTGCAGTTCCGCTGGCGCAAATGGGACGGCAGTCCGCACTGGGTCAACGACGCCATCTACCTCGGCCGCGACCGCTGGGGCGATTGGCTGGGCCAGCCTGCGGGCTGGGCCAACGTGCGGCCCGGTCTGTCGTTCCCGGCCGAAGTCGACAACGTGACGCTGCTGCCGCCGTCGGGCGACCACGCCGTGACCGTGCACGCCCTGCCGCATCGTGTGCGCGTGTACATCGACATCGCCTGGGACATCCGCTGGGAGGAGCGCGCGCCCACCGGGATCGACATGGACCTCGACGTCGTCAAGGCCATCGACGGCCGCGGGCTCTACATCGACGACCGCGACGAGTGGGACGAGCACCGCGCCGCCCACGGCTACCCGCCCGAGGTCGTCGAGCGGCTCGAGGCGCTCGCCGTCGACCTCGAGCGCAGGGTCGGCGCCGGCGAGGCGCCCTTCGACGATGCGACGCCGGATGCCTGGCTCGCGCGGCTTTCCGCCCTCGCGGCAGCCTGA
- a CDS encoding alpha/beta hydrolase, translating to MAGQLRQWVPDVLGAPFEQLTLPLGVDDEAGPVVATLVRTIPNPLTSLFAPLRDVDVLAVHGWSDYFFQREVAQFWTRRGARFYALDLRRYGRSLRDGDAPGYIDDLDDYDADIEAALEAMGQTDAGTRRRLVLLGHSTGGLTLTLWADRHPGRAAALVLNSPWLELQLGAIGRQALAPLVEMRARLDPRGSQPAVDLGFYTRAQAEIGTLPAGEEQAAWRPERGFPTAPGWLAAVLDGHRRVAGGVEVGCPAFVLLSAESTPPLAWRDSMTSTDSVLWVDDIARAATRIGRLVTIARIEGAIHDVFLSRPGPRAAAFTTLAEWLDGYVARG from the coding sequence ATGGCCGGGCAGCTCCGACAATGGGTCCCAGATGTCCTCGGGGCTCCGTTCGAGCAGCTGACCTTGCCGCTCGGGGTCGACGACGAGGCCGGGCCTGTCGTCGCGACTCTGGTGCGCACCATCCCGAACCCTCTCACGTCGCTGTTCGCGCCGCTGCGCGACGTCGACGTGCTGGCGGTGCACGGCTGGTCGGACTATTTCTTCCAGCGCGAGGTGGCGCAGTTCTGGACGCGGCGCGGTGCGCGCTTCTACGCCCTCGACCTGCGCCGGTACGGGCGCAGCCTGCGCGACGGTGACGCGCCGGGCTACATCGACGACCTCGACGACTACGACGCCGACATCGAGGCGGCGCTCGAGGCGATGGGGCAGACGGATGCCGGCACCCGGCGCCGGCTGGTGCTCCTCGGTCATTCGACCGGCGGTCTGACACTGACGCTGTGGGCGGACCGGCACCCGGGGCGCGCCGCCGCGCTCGTGCTCAACAGCCCGTGGCTCGAGTTGCAGCTCGGTGCGATCGGCCGCCAGGCGCTCGCGCCTCTCGTCGAGATGCGCGCGCGGCTGGACCCGCGCGGGTCGCAGCCGGCGGTCGATCTCGGCTTCTACACGCGCGCCCAGGCCGAGATCGGCACCCTTCCGGCGGGGGAGGAGCAGGCGGCGTGGCGTCCCGAGCGCGGCTTCCCGACGGCGCCGGGCTGGCTCGCCGCGGTGCTGGACGGCCATCGCCGCGTCGCCGGCGGCGTCGAAGTCGGCTGTCCTGCGTTCGTGCTGCTCTCGGCCGAGTCGACCCCGCCGCTCGCGTGGCGGGACTCCATGACGTCGACCGACTCGGTACTGTGGGTCGACGACATCGCGCGGGCGGCCACGCGCATCGGGCGCCTCGTGACCATCGCGCGCATCGAGGGTGCGATCCACGACGTGTTCCTCTCGCGTCCCGGACCCCGTGCAGCGGCGTTCACGACGCTCGCGGAGTGGCTCGACGGCTACGTCGCACGCGGCTGA
- a CDS encoding FAD-dependent oxidoreductase: MTKLRLAIVGAGPAGIYAADILLKAERKFDVSIDLFEQLPAPYGLVRYGVAPDHPRIKGIITALREVLDRGDIRLFGNVRFGEDISLEDLKRHYHAVIFATGAIRDSDLDIPGIDAAGSYGAADFVSWFDGHPDVPREWPLDAASVAVIGNGNVALDISRMLAKHADDLLPTEIPDNVYEGLAASKVTDVHVFGRRGPANVKFTPLELRELGELRDVDMVVYDEDFDYDEASRAAIASNKQVMVIDRVLQSWRKRDSVNNAGGTASRRLHLHFYAKPLEVKTDAEGRVSSFVYERTRPDGEGGVVGTGEIREVPIQALYRAVGYFGSPLPGVPFDMRHGVIPNREGQVLSTDSNQRVNGVYATGWIKRGPVGLIGHTKSDAMETIRHLINDQGTWWQPADPSEKAIPELLASRGVAWTDLEGWHRLDEHEMALGAPSERARIKVVPREDMVSISRGE; this comes from the coding sequence ATGACCAAGCTCCGGCTGGCGATCGTCGGTGCAGGACCGGCGGGCATCTACGCCGCCGACATCCTGCTGAAGGCCGAGCGCAAGTTCGACGTCTCGATCGATCTCTTCGAGCAGCTGCCGGCGCCGTACGGGCTCGTCCGGTACGGCGTCGCGCCCGACCACCCGCGCATCAAGGGCATCATCACGGCGCTGCGCGAGGTGCTCGACCGCGGCGACATCCGGCTCTTCGGCAACGTCCGCTTCGGTGAGGACATCTCCCTCGAAGACCTCAAGCGCCACTACCACGCCGTGATCTTCGCGACGGGGGCGATCCGCGACTCCGATCTCGACATCCCCGGCATCGACGCCGCCGGATCGTACGGGGCCGCGGACTTCGTCAGCTGGTTCGACGGCCACCCCGACGTTCCCCGCGAGTGGCCGCTGGATGCGGCATCCGTCGCCGTCATCGGCAACGGCAACGTCGCGCTCGACATCTCCCGCATGCTGGCCAAGCACGCCGACGACCTGCTGCCCACCGAGATCCCCGACAACGTCTACGAGGGGCTCGCCGCCTCGAAGGTCACCGACGTGCACGTGTTCGGCCGTCGTGGCCCCGCGAACGTCAAGTTCACGCCGCTCGAACTGCGCGAACTCGGCGAGCTGCGCGACGTCGACATGGTCGTCTACGACGAGGACTTCGACTACGACGAGGCCTCGCGCGCCGCGATCGCCAGCAACAAGCAGGTCATGGTCATCGACCGCGTGCTGCAGTCGTGGCGCAAGCGCGACTCCGTCAACAACGCCGGCGGCACCGCGTCGCGGCGTCTGCACCTGCACTTCTACGCCAAGCCGCTCGAAGTGAAGACGGATGCCGAGGGCCGGGTGTCGTCGTTCGTGTACGAGCGCACGCGTCCCGACGGCGAGGGCGGCGTGGTCGGCACCGGTGAGATCCGCGAGGTGCCGATCCAGGCGCTGTACCGTGCGGTCGGCTACTTCGGCTCGCCGCTGCCGGGCGTGCCGTTCGACATGCGGCACGGCGTGATCCCCAACCGCGAGGGGCAGGTGCTGAGCACGGACTCCAACCAGCGCGTGAACGGCGTCTACGCGACCGGCTGGATCAAGCGCGGGCCGGTCGGCCTCATCGGCCACACCAAGTCCGACGCGATGGAGACCATCCGCCACCTCATCAACGACCAGGGCACGTGGTGGCAGCCGGCGGACCCGTCCGAGAAGGCGATCCCCGAACTGCTGGCGTCCCGCGGCGTCGCGTGGACCGACCTCGAGGGGTGGCACCGGCTCGACGAGCACGAGATGGCCCTGGGCGCACCGAGCGAGCGGGCTCGCATCAAGGTCGTGCCGCGCGAGGACATGGTGAGCATCTCCCGCGGCGAGTGA